Within the Salvia hispanica cultivar TCC Black 2014 chromosome 4, UniMelb_Shisp_WGS_1.0, whole genome shotgun sequence genome, the region AATTTGAGTACTTACTTATTATATAAAGTTTTTATGCATATTTCatgtgtataatatttagaaaaaacgACAAATTGCAAAACTatgtagtatatataatacaactaatcaactatttaaaaaatatataaattatataattattaatagcATATAATGTAAAGTACTATTACCTCATAAAGCAAAACGTTCTAATGTGTCGGaaaataattctaaattttttatttttaaggaacggcccaaaatggaaatagttgctatttttaaaaaacggagagagtaattatgtatatttttctagtAGTATAAGGAAATTGCTATACGTTTTCTTGTTGTAgtaaatttggtaataaagTGTTTACCAATTATAGTTAATTCATTTGGGacgaaaatttattttaaaaattaagttgTCATGTAATGTGAGTAAGTAGAGGtagatgaatttatttttacagcTTACTATACAGTATTTCACGAATTATGAATGGTtttggagaaagaaaaaaaggatttcttgtttaaaaataaaatttgattcaatAAAGAATTCAATGGTAACAAGATTAATACTTATAAAACATTAATGccattatttatcatttcttcAGCAACAGCTTCTCCTTCATCCTCACCACCGCGCTTCGAAGAGTCTCTTCATCTTTGCAGAAGGTAAACCTCACCAGATTCTTCCCCTCCTCGGGATCAAGGTAGAACACGCTCGTCGGGATGGCAACGACGCCGACTTCCTTGATCAGATGCTCGCAGAAGGCAACGTCGTTTTCCATCCCGAACGGCGTGTGGTCCACCACCACGAAGTAGGTCCCGCTCGACGGGAAGACCGTGAAGCCCACGGACTCGAGGCCGTCCACCAGGATCTTCTTCTTCGTGGCGTAGTCGCGCCTCAGCTCCTCGTAGTACGACTCGGGCGCCCGGAGGGCGGCGGCCGCCGCGTGCTGCATCGGCGTGGACGTCGCGAACGTGAGGAATGCGTGCGCCTGCCGCACCCCCCATGTGAGGTGCGGGGGAGCTATCGCCCACCCGATCTTCCACCCGGTCAGCGAGAATGTCTTTCCGAGCGAATTCAGAGTCACGGTCCGCTCATACATTCCGGGGAGCGAGGCGATGGAGATATGGTCCATCTCGAAGGCCAGCTTGTCGTACACTTCGTCGGAGAACACGAGCACGTCATGCTCTGCACATAACGAGGAAATGGCTTCGAGCTCCTCCCTCGTAAACATTTTCCCTGTCGGGTTGTGTGGAGTGTTCATCAGGATGGCGCGAGTGTCCTTCGTGACAGCAGACTTCAGTTCGTCAATCGGGATCGAGAAGTTCGGGGGCTTTAGGGTGATGGACTTAATTTTCGCGCCAGCCATCGACAGGGTAGCTTCATAGGAGTCGTAGAATGGGGCAAATACCACAACCTCATCCCCGGGGTTTATGAGCCCTAGAATCGTTGCAGCAATTGCTTCCGTGCATCCTGAGGTGACAGTAACTTCCTTCTCCGGATCAACCACGAGACCAGTGTCCAGCTTGAAACGATCAGCCACAGCCGAGTTCAAGTCGGGAACCCCATATCCACGAGCATACTGATTTTTACCAGCTCGAATGGCCTCGATAGCAGCTTCTTTCACAAATTCCGGACCATCGAAATTGGGGAAGCCCTGTCCGAGATTGATAGCACCGTGCTTGATCGCAAGGCTGCTCATTTGCGTGAAAATTGTCGTTTTGAACTTCTCCAACCGCTTTGCAATCTGAAAAAATGAGCCGGAAAAGGGAAATCAATACGCGATAAGGATACTCAAGATCAACAACACTAGATAATCCAAAGGTATTGAAAGATGCAAACAATAAAAAGCCTTCAACCATAATAAACCAACTCAAACACAAGTGAGCTTTTACAATTCATAACATCAAAACTCCATCTATCTCACTTTCTTTTCCCATCTGTCCTAACAATTGCTCATAAAATCACGTGCCACCCAACAGACATCTTaaccgggacggagggattatgTTATATGGAATCCCCAAATTCGTAGTCAAAGACACTTAA harbors:
- the LOC125224165 gene encoding probable N-succinyldiaminopimelate aminotransferase DapC; translated protein: MLMLHSSSSSSHKMLRPQLLKPLTFNQILSNNKAVKLGISAAKRRIPQIMASSISTTQQQQQPVSAQVDSSQNSPTRPLQIAKRLEKFKTTIFTQMSSLAIKHGAINLGQGFPNFDGPEFVKEAAIEAIRAGKNQYARGYGVPDLNSAVADRFKLDTGLVVDPEKEVTVTSGCTEAIAATILGLINPGDEVVVFAPFYDSYEATLSMAGAKIKSITLKPPNFSIPIDELKSAVTKDTRAILMNTPHNPTGKMFTREELEAISSLCAEHDVLVFSDEVYDKLAFEMDHISIASLPGMYERTVTLNSLGKTFSLTGWKIGWAIAPPHLTWGVRQAHAFLTFATSTPMQHAAAAALRAPESYYEELRRDYATKKKILVDGLESVGFTVFPSSGTYFVVVDHTPFGMENDVAFCEHLIKEVGVVAIPTSVFYLDPEEGKNLVRFTFCKDEETLRSAVVRMKEKLLLKK